In Cryptococcus gattii WM276 chromosome A, complete sequence, one genomic interval encodes:
- a CDS encoding Hypothetical Protein (Similar to TIGR gene model, INSD accession AAW41072.1) encodes MFTLNAFATFIILLSFTNFVSATDYRLLVNKPSCQTMDQFKFNFETLCPVFETSNTTVYNGGLYFRPGDYQGKNTDTQALVFCTYVNCTDNSIYPVTSELVTSLGGSTT; translated from the exons ATGTTCACGCTAAATGCTTTCGCCACATTCATTATCCTTTTGTCATTTACCAACTTCGTTTCGGCCACTGACTATAGGCTACTCGTCAATAAACCTTCGTGTCAGACCATGGACCAATTCAAATTCAA CTTTGAGACACTCTGCCCAGTATTCGAGACGTCGAACACAACAGTATACAACGGCGGCTTATACTTTCGTCCAGGCGATTACCAAGGAAAGAACACCGATA CTCAAGCTCTGGTATTCTGC ACATACGTCAACTGCACCGATAATAGCATTTACCCTGTCACCTCTGAGCTCGTTACCTCTCTCGGCGGATCAACCACCTGA